Proteins encoded by one window of Burkholderia plantarii:
- a CDS encoding GntR family transcriptional regulator — protein MTPTLAELPAATALSDLIAPSFDRSRHAAPQVFEHLRELIVAMRLAPGTVLQRADLAALYGLSQTPVRDALIRLGEEGLVDIFPQHATVVSPIDVPLARQQLFLRRSVELEIVHRLASDTPAGLVARLQDGIELQRMHAARENYAEFVRADQAFHQSMYDAADVAGLWALVRRQSGHLDRLRSLHVPIPGKTGRVLEQHEAIVAAIAAGDAAGAQQALRAHLSGTLSQVEDIRARYAAFLKY, from the coding sequence ATGACCCCGACGCTTGCCGAGCTGCCCGCCGCCACCGCCCTGTCCGACCTGATCGCCCCGTCGTTCGACCGCTCGCGCCATGCCGCGCCGCAGGTGTTCGAGCATCTGCGCGAGCTGATCGTGGCGATGCGCCTCGCGCCCGGCACGGTGCTGCAGCGCGCGGATCTGGCGGCGCTGTACGGCCTGAGCCAGACGCCGGTGCGCGACGCGCTGATCCGGCTCGGCGAGGAAGGGCTGGTCGACATCTTTCCGCAGCACGCCACCGTGGTCAGCCCGATCGACGTGCCGCTCGCGCGCCAGCAGCTGTTCCTGCGCCGCTCGGTCGAACTCGAGATCGTGCATCGGCTCGCCAGCGACACGCCGGCCGGGCTGGTCGCGCGGCTGCAAGACGGCATCGAGCTGCAGCGCATGCACGCGGCGCGCGAGAACTACGCCGAATTCGTGCGCGCCGACCAGGCCTTCCACCAGTCGATGTACGACGCGGCCGACGTGGCCGGGCTGTGGGCGCTGGTGCGCCGCCAGAGCGGCCACCTGGACCGGCTGCGCAGCCTGCACGTGCCGATCCCCGGCAAGACCGGGCGCGTGCTCGAACAGCACGAGGCGATCGTCGCGGCGATCGCCGCCGGCGACGCGGCCGGTGCCCAGCAGGCGCTGCGCGCGCACCTGTCGGGCACGCTCTCGCAGGTCGAGGACATCCGCGCGCGCTATGCGGCGTTCCTGAAATACTGA
- a CDS encoding MFS transporter, which produces METAKHRVVPDTPALAPAAPLARAVAKIERRVLPLFVVMFIVNYLDRVNIGFVRVYLAADIGIDTAAYGLGAGLFFIGYAIFEVPSNLLLARLGARAWLARIMLTWGIAATAMAFVRGETSFYLLRFLLGVAEAGFFPGVIYYFTQWLPSGARGRAMAVFLSGSALASIVAGPISGALLQLGGAGLRGWQWMFVVEGAASIVLCVAVWFWLDSRPADARWLADDERRALAETIAAEQAERERERPAHRSPWKLLADPKIALYCFIYFAVSLTIYGATFWLPSIIRKMGQFSDIEVGLFNSIPWLVSIVAMTGFAALASRFRHQQLWTSVALVIAAAGMFVSTFGGPVFAFVSICFAAVGFKAASSLFWPIPQQHLDARIAAGVLALVNSIGNLGGFVAPAVFGLLEQHTGSIRGGLTGLSATSLAAVAAVWLTRPRRARGARAG; this is translated from the coding sequence GTGGAAACTGCGAAGCATCGCGTCGTGCCGGACACGCCCGCACTGGCGCCGGCCGCGCCGCTCGCCCGCGCCGTCGCGAAGATCGAGCGGCGCGTGCTGCCGCTGTTCGTCGTCATGTTCATCGTCAACTACCTCGATCGCGTGAACATCGGCTTCGTGCGCGTGTACCTGGCGGCCGACATCGGCATCGACACCGCGGCCTACGGGCTCGGCGCGGGGCTGTTCTTCATCGGCTACGCGATCTTCGAGGTGCCCTCGAACCTGCTGCTCGCGCGCCTCGGCGCCCGCGCCTGGCTGGCGCGGATCATGTTGACCTGGGGCATCGCGGCCACCGCGATGGCGTTCGTGCGCGGCGAAACCTCGTTCTACCTGCTGCGGTTCCTGCTCGGCGTGGCCGAGGCGGGCTTCTTTCCCGGCGTCATCTATTACTTCACGCAGTGGCTGCCGTCCGGTGCGCGCGGCCGCGCGATGGCGGTGTTCCTGAGCGGCTCGGCGCTGGCCTCGATCGTGGCCGGGCCGATCTCGGGCGCGCTGCTGCAACTGGGCGGCGCGGGGCTGCGCGGCTGGCAGTGGATGTTCGTGGTGGAGGGCGCGGCCTCGATCGTGCTGTGCGTCGCGGTCTGGTTCTGGCTCGATTCGCGGCCCGCCGACGCGCGCTGGCTCGCCGACGACGAGCGCCGCGCGCTCGCCGAAACCATCGCTGCCGAGCAGGCCGAGCGCGAACGCGAGCGGCCCGCGCACCGGTCGCCATGGAAGCTGCTGGCCGATCCGAAGATCGCGCTCTACTGCTTCATCTATTTCGCGGTGTCGCTGACGATCTACGGCGCGACCTTCTGGCTGCCCAGCATCATCCGCAAGATGGGGCAGTTCAGCGATATCGAGGTGGGCCTGTTCAATTCGATCCCGTGGCTGGTGTCGATCGTCGCGATGACCGGCTTCGCCGCGCTGGCCTCGCGCTTTCGCCACCAGCAGCTGTGGACCTCGGTGGCGCTCGTGATCGCGGCGGCCGGCATGTTCGTCTCGACCTTCGGCGGCCCGGTGTTCGCGTTCGTCTCGATCTGCTTCGCGGCGGTCGGCTTCAAGGCCGCCTCGTCGCTGTTCTGGCCGATCCCGCAGCAGCACCTGGACGCGCGCATCGCCGCCGGCGTGCTCGCGCTGGTCAACTCGATCGGCAACCTCGGCGGCTTCGTCGCGCCGGCCGTGTTCGGGCTGCTCGAGCAGCACACCGGCTCGATCCGCGGCGGGCTGACCGGGCTGTCGGCCACCTCGCTCGCCGCGGTCGCGGCCGTCTGGCTCACGCGCCCCCGCCGGGCGCGCGGCGCGCGGGCCGGCTGA
- a CDS encoding glucarate dehydratase family protein — protein MKITRVTVTPIAFKDAPLLNAAGIHEPYALRSIIEIETDTGHVGLGESYGDAPALAVLDAVKGELIGLDPFKLNRLREIVRGVVASRAPASAPGAELAPGSHASKAVSNAYSAFEVACLDAQARYLNAPLVDLLGGAVRREVPFSAYLFFKYAQHIDSPYAPDAWGEAISEAQIVEQARRMIDAHGFESIKLKAGALEPEHEVACIKALKRAFPNAPLRIDPNGNWSLDTALRMAGLLGDDLQYYEDPTPGLEGMAELHRRTGMPLATNMVVTDFDEFRRSVALGSVQIVLADHHYWGGLRDTQQLARMCDTFGIGVSMHSNSHLGISLMAMTHVAASVENLSYACDTHYPWQEGDEEVVKGGKLPITGGCVALTDAPGLGLEIDRDQLMKLHELYRTCGIRQRDDVGQMRKYRPDWTHRKPRF, from the coding sequence ATGAAAATCACCCGTGTCACCGTCACCCCGATCGCGTTCAAGGACGCGCCGCTGCTGAACGCGGCCGGCATCCACGAGCCCTATGCGCTGCGCTCGATCATCGAGATCGAGACCGACACCGGCCACGTCGGTCTCGGCGAGAGCTACGGCGACGCGCCGGCGCTGGCCGTGCTCGACGCCGTGAAGGGCGAGCTGATCGGGCTCGATCCGTTCAAGCTGAACCGGCTGCGCGAGATCGTGCGCGGCGTGGTGGCGAGCCGCGCGCCGGCCAGCGCGCCGGGCGCCGAGCTGGCGCCGGGCTCGCACGCGAGCAAGGCGGTCAGCAATGCCTATTCGGCGTTCGAGGTGGCCTGCCTCGACGCGCAGGCGCGCTACCTGAACGCGCCGCTCGTCGACCTGCTCGGCGGCGCGGTGCGCCGCGAGGTGCCGTTCAGCGCCTACCTGTTCTTCAAGTACGCGCAGCACATCGACAGCCCCTATGCGCCCGATGCCTGGGGCGAGGCGATCAGCGAGGCGCAGATCGTCGAGCAGGCGCGCCGCATGATCGACGCGCACGGCTTCGAGAGCATCAAGCTGAAGGCCGGCGCGCTCGAACCCGAGCACGAGGTGGCCTGCATCAAGGCGCTGAAGCGCGCGTTCCCGAACGCGCCGCTGCGCATCGACCCGAACGGCAACTGGTCGCTCGACACCGCGCTGCGCATGGCCGGGCTGCTCGGAGACGACCTGCAGTACTACGAGGATCCGACGCCGGGCCTGGAGGGCATGGCCGAGCTGCACCGCCGCACCGGCATGCCGCTCGCCACCAACATGGTGGTGACCGACTTCGACGAATTCCGCCGCAGCGTGGCGCTCGGCAGCGTGCAGATCGTGCTGGCCGACCACCACTACTGGGGCGGCCTGCGCGACACGCAGCAGCTGGCGAGGATGTGCGACACATTCGGCATCGGCGTGTCGATGCATTCGAACTCGCACCTCGGCATCAGCCTGATGGCGATGACGCACGTGGCCGCGTCGGTGGAGAACCTGTCCTATGCGTGCGATACGCACTATCCGTGGCAGGAGGGCGACGAGGAAGTGGTGAAGGGCGGCAAGCTGCCGATCACGGGCGGCTGCGTGGCGCTGACCGACGCGCCGGGGCTCGGCCTCGAGATCGACCGCGACCAGCTGATGAAGCTGCACGAGCTGTACCGGACCTGCGGCATCCGCCAGCGCGACGACGTCGGCCAGATGCGCAAGTACCGGCCCGACTGGACCCACCGCAAGCCGCGTTTCTGA
- a CDS encoding MFS transporter yields MNPPNPGGPGALSSRYRWTICAMMFFATTINYMDRQTLGLLAPLMQADIGWSQVQYAQTVMIFTAAYALGLLLFGRVADRLSTKLVYGGAMALWSAAAMLHALAASVPGFAAVRGLLGFAEASNFPVALRTTAVWFPKRERALATGIWNMGATVGGVVAPAIIPAMAVLWGWRPAFAASGAVGFVWFAAWLVMYRKPARHPRVAPDELAYINADEGAVPDERKVGWLSVLRHREAWAFMVGKLLTDPVWWFYLFWLPKWLNEANGIDMQHMGPPLVTIYAMACGGSVLGGWASSRLIARSGRVNYARKLTMAVCALCVTPIALLSQFHTLWFAVLAVGLAAAAHQGWSANLVTLVSDVFPRRAVGTVIGIGGTMGMLGSFLFSGVIGETLQRTGQYWALFAIGALAYLVALAIMHALMPRMTPVMLREAGEAGGLRAPG; encoded by the coding sequence ATGAACCCACCGAACCCGGGCGGCCCCGGCGCGTTGTCGAGCCGCTACCGCTGGACCATCTGCGCGATGATGTTCTTCGCCACCACCATCAACTACATGGACCGCCAGACGCTTGGCCTGCTCGCGCCGCTGATGCAGGCCGACATCGGCTGGAGCCAGGTGCAGTACGCGCAGACCGTGATGATCTTCACGGCCGCCTACGCGCTCGGCCTGCTGCTGTTCGGGCGCGTGGCCGACCGGCTCTCGACCAAGCTCGTCTACGGCGGCGCGATGGCGCTGTGGAGCGCGGCGGCGATGCTGCATGCGCTGGCCGCGAGCGTGCCCGGCTTCGCGGCGGTGCGCGGGCTGCTCGGCTTCGCCGAGGCGTCGAACTTCCCGGTGGCGCTGCGCACCACGGCGGTCTGGTTCCCGAAGCGCGAGCGCGCGCTCGCCACCGGCATCTGGAACATGGGCGCGACGGTGGGCGGCGTGGTGGCGCCGGCCATCATCCCGGCGATGGCCGTGCTGTGGGGCTGGCGGCCGGCCTTCGCGGCGAGCGGCGCGGTCGGCTTCGTCTGGTTCGCCGCCTGGCTGGTGATGTACCGCAAGCCGGCCCGGCATCCGCGCGTGGCGCCCGACGAACTCGCCTACATCAACGCCGACGAGGGCGCCGTGCCGGACGAGCGCAAGGTGGGCTGGCTCTCGGTGCTGCGCCATCGCGAGGCGTGGGCGTTCATGGTCGGCAAGCTGCTGACCGATCCGGTCTGGTGGTTCTACCTGTTCTGGCTGCCGAAGTGGCTCAACGAGGCGAACGGCATCGACATGCAGCACATGGGGCCGCCGCTCGTCACGATCTACGCGATGGCCTGCGGCGGCAGCGTGTTGGGCGGCTGGGCGTCGTCGCGGCTGATCGCGCGCAGCGGGCGCGTGAACTACGCGCGCAAGCTGACGATGGCGGTCTGCGCGCTCTGCGTCACGCCGATCGCGCTGCTCTCGCAGTTCCACACGCTCTGGTTCGCGGTGCTCGCGGTCGGGCTCGCGGCCGCCGCACACCAGGGCTGGTCGGCCAACCTCGTCACGCTGGTGTCGGACGTGTTCCCGCGCCGCGCGGTGGGCACCGTGATCGGCATCGGCGGCACCATGGGCATGCTCGGCTCGTTCCTGTTCTCGGGCGTGATCGGCGAGACGCTGCAGCGCACCGGGCAGTACTGGGCGCTGTTCGCGATCGGCGCGCTGGCCTATCTGGTCGCGCTCGCGATCATGCATGCGCTGATGCCGCGCATGACGCCGGTGATGCTGCGCGAGGCCGGCGAGGCGGGCGGCCTGCGCGCGCCCGGCTGA
- a CDS encoding mandelate racemase/muconate lactonizing enzyme family protein yields the protein MKIAAVEVIRLSLAFDAGRRPAAVPDSATDTYNAADRSLRRMETLLVRLTDDAGRTGWGEAFGHLINPVTFAALEGPVGRWFRGAEFEPTPDGIAALRERADQALHAFGRTGPVLYALSAIDTALHDLAAQAAGLPLYRWFGGERGEIDVYASLVSYENDADEVARHVRRAWDEGFRSIKLHETAQAAIAAARAALPEGGRLMVDVNCPWRVDEAATRVAALRELGLGWIEEPVWPCDDVAGLARVRALGVPVAAGENASGVAGFRELLERGALDVAQPSIAKIGGPTGMRAVIALAAQHGVRVVPHCFYYGAGLLATAHVVATLPADVALEIPYLDWPERLHAAQRPGARFTLPDTPGLGFAPDLALLAQNTLAHATLD from the coding sequence GTGAAAATCGCCGCCGTCGAAGTCATCCGCCTGTCACTCGCATTCGACGCCGGGCGCCGCCCCGCCGCCGTGCCCGATTCCGCCACCGATACCTATAACGCCGCCGACCGCTCGCTGCGCCGGATGGAGACGCTGCTGGTGCGGCTCACCGACGACGCGGGCCGCACCGGCTGGGGCGAGGCATTCGGCCATCTGATCAATCCGGTCACGTTCGCCGCGCTCGAAGGCCCGGTGGGCCGCTGGTTCCGCGGCGCCGAATTCGAGCCGACGCCGGACGGCATCGCCGCGCTGCGCGAGCGGGCCGATCAGGCGCTGCATGCGTTCGGCCGGACCGGCCCGGTGCTTTACGCGCTGTCGGCGATCGACACCGCGCTGCACGACCTGGCCGCGCAGGCCGCCGGGCTGCCGCTGTACCGCTGGTTCGGCGGCGAGCGCGGCGAGATCGACGTCTACGCGAGCCTGGTCAGCTACGAGAACGACGCCGACGAAGTGGCGCGCCACGTGCGCCGCGCATGGGACGAGGGCTTCCGCTCGATCAAGCTGCACGAGACCGCGCAGGCGGCGATCGCGGCCGCGCGCGCCGCGCTGCCCGAGGGCGGGCGCCTGATGGTGGACGTGAACTGCCCGTGGCGCGTGGACGAGGCTGCCACGCGTGTCGCGGCGCTGCGCGAGCTGGGCCTCGGCTGGATCGAGGAGCCGGTCTGGCCGTGCGACGACGTCGCGGGCCTCGCCCGCGTGCGCGCGCTCGGCGTGCCGGTGGCGGCCGGCGAGAACGCCTCGGGCGTGGCGGGCTTTCGCGAGCTGCTCGAGCGCGGCGCGCTCGACGTCGCGCAGCCGAGCATCGCGAAGATCGGCGGGCCGACCGGCATGCGCGCCGTGATCGCGCTGGCCGCGCAGCACGGCGTGCGCGTGGTGCCGCATTGCTTCTACTACGGCGCGGGGCTGCTGGCCACGGCGCACGTGGTGGCGACGCTGCCCGCCGACGTCGCGCTGGAAATTCCCTACCTCGACTGGCCCGAGCGGCTGCACGCGGCGCAGCGCCCCGGCGCACGCTTCACGCTGCCCGACACGCCGGGCCTCGGCTTCGCGCCCGATCTCGCGCTGCTGGCGCAAAACACGCTGGCCCACGCGACGCTCGACTGA
- a CDS encoding MFS transporter — MTIRYRYWIGALLFGAGMLNYLDRAALSVVAPIIKHDLGIDDAQMGVLFSSFFVGYCLFCFVGGWAADRFGPRRVFGVAAAVWSLFCGATALAGSFAHLMIVRVAFGVGEGPMGTTTNKSISNWFPRSEAGRAVGWTNAGQPLGAAIAAPVVGLVALQFGWRISFVVIAALGFLWLAAWLTVFRDDPATHPRVSAEEAREIVADRAVDAVAESGAPGGGERGLVHYLLSRPVLGVALAFFSFNYVLYFFLSWLPSYLTDYQHLNIKQMSVVGILPWLGATVGFAAGGSVSDRIYRRTGDVLFARKIVIVVGLGVAAACVLLASRVSSLGAAVTLIAIASLFAFMAPQACWSLLQEIVPRRRVGAAGGFVHLLANLAGILSPSLTGWLVQYGGGYESAFVLAGASAFVGALILMFAVRPAAVERLRGAA, encoded by the coding sequence ATGACAATCCGCTATCGCTACTGGATCGGCGCGCTGCTGTTCGGCGCCGGCATGCTGAACTATCTCGACCGCGCCGCGCTGTCGGTGGTCGCGCCGATCATCAAGCACGACCTCGGCATCGACGACGCGCAGATGGGCGTGCTGTTCAGCAGCTTCTTCGTCGGCTACTGCCTGTTCTGTTTCGTCGGCGGCTGGGCGGCCGACCGCTTCGGCCCGCGCCGCGTGTTCGGCGTGGCGGCGGCGGTGTGGTCGCTGTTCTGCGGCGCGACCGCGCTGGCCGGCTCGTTCGCGCACCTGATGATCGTGCGCGTGGCGTTCGGAGTGGGCGAGGGGCCGATGGGCACCACCACCAACAAGTCGATCTCGAACTGGTTCCCGCGCAGCGAGGCCGGCCGCGCGGTGGGCTGGACCAACGCCGGGCAGCCGCTCGGCGCGGCGATCGCGGCGCCCGTCGTCGGGCTGGTCGCGCTGCAGTTCGGCTGGCGCATCTCGTTCGTGGTGATCGCCGCGCTCGGCTTCCTGTGGCTGGCCGCCTGGTTGACCGTGTTCCGCGACGACCCGGCCACGCACCCGCGCGTGTCGGCCGAGGAGGCGCGCGAGATCGTGGCGGACCGCGCCGTGGATGCGGTGGCCGAGTCCGGCGCGCCGGGCGGCGGCGAGCGCGGCCTGGTCCACTACCTGCTGTCGCGGCCGGTGCTCGGCGTGGCGCTCGCGTTCTTCAGCTTCAACTACGTGCTGTACTTTTTCCTGTCCTGGCTGCCGAGCTACCTGACCGACTACCAGCACCTGAACATCAAGCAGATGAGCGTGGTGGGGATCCTGCCGTGGCTCGGCGCGACGGTGGGCTTCGCCGCGGGCGGCAGCGTGTCGGACCGCATCTACCGGCGCACCGGCGACGTGCTGTTCGCGCGCAAGATCGTGATCGTGGTGGGGCTCGGCGTGGCCGCCGCCTGCGTGTTGCTGGCCTCGCGCGTGAGTTCGCTCGGCGCGGCCGTCACGCTGATCGCGATCGCGAGCCTGTTCGCGTTCATGGCGCCGCAGGCCTGCTGGTCGCTGCTGCAGGAGATCGTGCCGCGCCGCCGGGTGGGCGCCGCGGGCGGCTTCGTCCATCTGCTGGCCAACCTGGCCGGGATCCTGTCGCCGAGCCTGACCGGCTGGCTGGTGCAGTACGGCGGCGGTTACGAGAGCGCGTTCGTGCTGGCGGGCGCGTCGGCGTTCGTCGGCGCGCTGATCCTGATGTTCGCGGTGCGCCCAGCCGCCGTCGAGCGGCTGCGCGGCGCGGCGTGA
- a CDS encoding GNAT family N-acetyltransferase yields MINHASLFEIVMVGADDVYPLRARLLLDGDEIASRLAGDLEADTLHLGIRRDGRLVGVASVCREDHHALAPAGGWRLRGMAIDEPLRGLGFGRVLVRLCANHAREHGGKTLWCTGRETAAGFYEGLGFARDPEALTLASKPGVLFYRMWMAI; encoded by the coding sequence ATGATTAATCACGCTTCGCTGTTTGAAATTGTTATGGTCGGCGCCGACGACGTTTATCCGCTGCGCGCCCGCTTGCTGCTCGATGGCGATGAAATCGCCTCGCGCCTCGCCGGCGATCTGGAAGCGGACACGCTGCATCTCGGCATCCGGCGCGACGGGAGGCTGGTCGGGGTGGCCTCGGTATGCCGCGAGGATCACCACGCGTTGGCGCCGGCCGGCGGCTGGCGCCTGCGCGGCATGGCGATCGACGAGCCGCTGCGCGGGCTCGGTTTCGGACGCGTGCTGGTGCGGCTCTGCGCGAACCACGCGCGCGAGCATGGCGGCAAGACGCTCTGGTGTACCGGCCGCGAGACGGCGGCCGGATTCTACGAGGGGCTCGGCTTCGCGCGCGATCCCGAGGCGCTGACGCTGGCCTCGAAACCAGGCGTGCTGTTCTACCGGATGTGGATGGCGATCTGA
- a CDS encoding GntR family transcriptional regulator, with translation MEEKTNSDADHAYDEIRTRILDGRLEPGQKISHRGLASKLGIGQMPVRSALQRLAAENLVTVFDKRGTYVNDPTRDDLQQIFEVRLALESTAAYLAACRGPTPAMAASVDRMERLIESGETDIMAEQRIGWVFHQEMFLAARNERLHNFYKLLRAQTLALNELPRQDIETVRRGTTEHLAIYSAIRDGQPEEARGHMWNHIVDGTPARIKLIRARNESKE, from the coding sequence ATGGAAGAAAAAACAAATTCAGACGCCGACCACGCGTATGACGAAATTCGAACACGAATTCTCGACGGACGCCTGGAACCAGGCCAGAAAATCTCACATCGCGGGTTGGCAAGCAAACTCGGAATCGGGCAGATGCCGGTGCGCAGCGCGTTGCAACGCCTGGCCGCCGAGAATCTCGTCACCGTGTTCGACAAGCGCGGCACCTATGTGAACGATCCGACGCGCGACGATCTCCAGCAGATCTTCGAGGTCCGGCTCGCGCTGGAAAGCACGGCAGCCTACCTCGCGGCGTGCCGCGGGCCGACGCCCGCGATGGCGGCCTCGGTGGACCGGATGGAGCGGCTGATCGAGAGCGGCGAGACCGACATCATGGCCGAGCAGCGCATCGGTTGGGTTTTTCATCAGGAAATGTTTCTGGCCGCGAGAAACGAACGGCTGCACAATTTTTATAAATTACTGAGAGCACAGACGCTTGCATTGAATGAATTGCCACGTCAGGACATCGAGACGGTTCGGCGTGGCACCACGGAACATCTGGCGATTTATTCCGCGATTCGGGACGGACAACCCGAGGAAGCCCGCGGTCACATGTGGAATCACATCGTAGATGGAACCCCTGCAAGAATCAAATTAATCCGGGCCAGAAATGAATCAAAAGAATAG
- a CDS encoding dicarboxylate/amino acid:cation symporter, with product MNQKNSSTSLPLIMIIALILGALTGVYAPHFAADVGFLSTLFGHAIKMVVMPLILLSVVVGSYRAVEQRRHLGRTAVIAILFFIVMTVISSALGLGLYWLFRPGLGASMTGSGALPDHLATSIDWIKFITDMVPQNLVAALSSGNAIPVLVFGVMLGTALGATGEAGRPAINLFASLLAGLFKMVEWIVALSPLAIFAAVAGLMSSRGVAGLMPLVKLLGIAYLGMAILAVLLTLIIVATGNQPLAVIRKVSEPLILAFTTRSSEITYPVHLKKLTEMGVPSSIASTILPLSYIFNRDGAVLYTALAVGYLADAYHVAWSWPLALTILALTILTIDGAANVPSGAIVAITIVLAAVGLPAEAVLLILGVDAFFDMGRTAMNVYASTVAMTVSLRLSSDERITAADGVDGGASYRTN from the coding sequence ATGAATCAAAAGAATAGCAGCACCTCGCTACCGCTGATCATGATCATCGCGCTGATTCTCGGCGCGTTGACCGGCGTTTATGCCCCGCATTTCGCGGCCGACGTGGGCTTCCTCTCCACGCTGTTCGGCCATGCCATCAAGATGGTGGTGATGCCGCTGATCCTGCTGTCGGTGGTGGTGGGCAGCTATCGCGCCGTCGAGCAGCGCCGCCACCTCGGGCGCACGGCCGTGATCGCGATCCTGTTCTTCATCGTCATGACGGTCATTTCGAGCGCGCTCGGGCTCGGGCTGTACTGGCTGTTCCGTCCGGGCCTCGGCGCCTCGATGACGGGCTCGGGCGCGCTGCCCGACCACCTCGCCACCAGCATCGACTGGATCAAGTTCATCACCGACATGGTGCCGCAAAACCTGGTGGCCGCGCTTTCCTCGGGCAACGCGATCCCGGTGCTGGTGTTCGGCGTGATGCTCGGCACCGCGCTCGGCGCCACCGGCGAAGCGGGGCGCCCGGCCATCAACCTGTTCGCCTCGCTGCTGGCCGGCCTGTTCAAGATGGTCGAGTGGATCGTCGCGCTCTCGCCGCTGGCGATCTTCGCGGCGGTGGCCGGGCTGATGAGCAGCCGCGGCGTGGCCGGCCTGATGCCGCTCGTCAAGCTGCTCGGCATCGCCTATCTCGGCATGGCGATCCTGGCCGTGCTGCTGACGCTGATCATCGTGGCCACCGGCAACCAGCCGCTCGCCGTGATCCGCAAGGTCAGCGAGCCGCTGATCCTCGCCTTCACCACGCGTTCGTCGGAAATCACCTATCCGGTGCATCTGAAGAAACTGACGGAAATGGGCGTGCCGTCGTCGATCGCCTCGACCATCCTGCCGCTGTCGTACATCTTCAACCGCGACGGCGCGGTGCTCTATACCGCGCTCGCGGTCGGCTACCTGGCCGATGCCTATCACGTGGCCTGGAGCTGGCCGCTCGCGCTGACGATCCTCGCGCTGACGATCCTGACCATCGACGGCGCCGCGAACGTGCCGTCGGGCGCGATCGTCGCGATCACGATCGTGCTGGCCGCGGTGGGGCTGCCCGCCGAGGCGGTGCTGTTGATCCTCGGCGTGGACGCGTTCTTCGACATGGGCCGCACGGCGATGAACGTCTACGCGAGCACCGTGGCGATGACGGTGTCGCTGCGCCTGTCGAGCGACGAACGGATCACGGCGGCCGACGGCGTCGACGGCGGCGCCTCGTACCGCACCAACTGA
- a CDS encoding helix-turn-helix transcriptional regulator: protein MREIDQQNYFAVFDELERASDRTALRKIVTRLIRPLGGERFAFLLMPAEGAAHPRLDDDAVLTDAAPGWLSGYRERRWFDADPGIAYARRTSTPTTAGSIAPQTDGQLALRTHDAAHGFGAKLIAPAHLPTLNLGGVLYVGSAAPAREAEPALHAKRMFFRLIANELLDWHAGQIRRDAARSLALTERETGILRLLRSGYTAHNIAKELSVAVPTVYGYYKRLNEKFSVNHISLTVKRAATLGLLDQ, encoded by the coding sequence GTGCGTGAGATCGACCAGCAGAACTATTTCGCCGTGTTCGACGAACTCGAGCGCGCGTCGGACCGCACCGCGCTGCGCAAGATCGTGACGCGGCTGATCCGGCCGCTGGGCGGCGAGCGCTTCGCGTTCCTGCTGATGCCGGCCGAGGGCGCCGCGCATCCGCGGCTCGACGACGACGCGGTGCTGACCGACGCGGCGCCGGGCTGGCTCAGCGGTTACCGCGAGCGGCGCTGGTTCGACGCGGACCCCGGCATCGCCTACGCGCGCCGCACCTCCACGCCCACCACGGCCGGCTCGATCGCGCCGCAGACCGACGGCCAGCTCGCGCTGCGCACGCACGACGCCGCGCACGGCTTCGGCGCGAAGCTGATCGCGCCGGCCCATCTGCCGACGCTGAACCTGGGCGGCGTGCTCTACGTGGGCAGCGCCGCGCCCGCGCGCGAGGCCGAGCCCGCGCTGCACGCGAAGCGGATGTTCTTCCGGCTGATCGCGAACGAACTGCTGGACTGGCACGCGGGGCAGATCCGCCGCGACGCGGCGCGTTCGCTGGCGCTGACCGAGCGTGAAACGGGCATCCTGCGGCTGCTGCGCAGCGGCTATACCGCCCACAACATCGCCAAGGAGTTGAGCGTCGCGGTACCGACGGTCTACGGCTATTACAAACGGCTCAACGAAAAATTTTCTGTAAATCACATTTCGCTGACGGTAAAGCGGGCTGCCACCCTGGGTTTGCTGGATCAATAA